The proteins below are encoded in one region of Halalkalicoccus jeotgali B3:
- a CDS encoding 30S ribosomal protein S12, producing the protein MGNGKYAARKLKRDRQNHRWSDSEYARRERGLKKKSDPLEGAPQGRGIVLEKVGIEAKQPNSAIRKCVRVQLIKNGKQVTAFCPGDGAISFIDEHDEVTIAGIGGAKGRAMGDLSGVNYKVDKVNGVSLIELVRGNAEKPVR; encoded by the coding sequence ATGGGAAACGGCAAGTACGCGGCGCGTAAACTCAAGCGCGACCGCCAGAACCACCGGTGGTCCGATTCGGAGTACGCCCGCCGGGAGCGCGGTCTCAAGAAGAAATCCGACCCCCTTGAGGGCGCACCCCAGGGTCGGGGCATCGTCCTCGAGAAGGTCGGCATCGAGGCCAAACAGCCCAACTCGGCGATCCGAAAGTGCGTTCGGGTCCAGCTGATCAAAAACGGGAAGCAGGTCACCGCCTTCTGTCCCGGTGACGGCGCGATCAGCTTCATCGACGAGCACGACGAGGTCACCATTGCAGGGATCGGCGGCGCGAAGGGTCGTGCGATGGGCGACCTCTCGGGTGTGAACTACAAAGTCGACAAAGTAAACGGCGTCAGCCTGATCGAGCTCGTTCGAGGGAACGCCGAGAAACCGGTGCGATAA
- a CDS encoding phosphatase PAP2 family protein — MDLITILLIVVGGVLVMTMAASVIVIGFDSISKARTELRHQIRESGPYLVGLGVVYLLNKLAHHLTTTLSGIIGVNITDTLVAIEGGLVGQLQALLPMQAAVWYFTFAYVFGFAFVLVFPIIAYLLLPTQRHLKELLVAYMINYGAGTVFYTLFIAYGPRRALPTEVGQPMFEQFPEIMTLTAAINTSSNVFPSLHTSMAITVLLFAWWTREEYPRWLWISAVFVLSIVVSTMYLGIHWLIDVVAGVILAVASVYFARWFVAWADNRNVPNPHTSLETETQD, encoded by the coding sequence ATGGACCTGATTACCATCCTCCTGATCGTTGTGGGCGGAGTGCTCGTGATGACCATGGCGGCCAGCGTCATCGTGATCGGGTTCGACTCCATCAGCAAGGCCCGCACCGAGCTACGCCATCAGATCCGTGAATCCGGCCCGTATCTCGTCGGGCTCGGCGTCGTCTATCTACTCAACAAGCTCGCCCACCACCTGACCACGACGCTGTCCGGGATAATCGGCGTCAACATCACCGACACCTTGGTGGCCATCGAGGGCGGGCTCGTCGGGCAGCTACAGGCGTTGCTCCCCATGCAGGCGGCCGTCTGGTACTTCACGTTCGCCTACGTGTTCGGGTTCGCGTTCGTACTGGTCTTCCCGATCATCGCGTACCTGCTGTTGCCGACCCAGCGACATCTCAAGGAGCTGTTGGTCGCGTATATGATCAACTACGGGGCCGGGACCGTCTTCTACACGCTCTTTATCGCGTACGGTCCCCGGCGAGCGCTCCCGACGGAGGTCGGCCAGCCGATGTTCGAGCAGTTCCCCGAGATCATGACGCTCACGGCGGCGATCAACACGAGTTCGAACGTCTTCCCGTCGCTACACACGTCGATGGCGATCACCGTCCTGCTGTTTGCGTGGTGGACCCGCGAGGAGTACCCCCGCTGGCTCTGGATCAGTGCGGTGTTCGTCCTCAGCATCGTCGTCTCGACGATGTATTTGGGGATCCACTGGCTGATAGACGTCGTCGCCGGCGTGATCCTCGCGGTCGCAAGCGTCTATTTCGCCCGGTGGTTCGTGGCGTGGGCCGACAACCGGAACGTCCCCAACCCACACACCAGTCTGGAAACCGAAACCCAGGACTAA